The stretch of DNA GTTCATTGTTCTCATCCATTAGATAGAATCCAACCCAGTTAATCCGATCAAGGAACTGGTTTAATAATGCAGAAGTATTACTAAGATTAGCGATTTGGTTTTTCTCGCCATGCAGGAGTGCCTGTAATTGTTTTTTTACCAATTCATAATTTTCTTGGCGGCTCCCTTTGTACATTTCGACATTAAACATGTTTTTTCACCCATCCTCTTCTTAAATTCTTCATTATTTTATCAAACTAACATGAAAAAGAGCATACTTTGTCGATAATTTATTGAAGGAATCAATCATCTTTAAAAGAATTGTTATAGATAGGATAAAAGGTTTGTTTATAGGAGGTGTAAGATGAAAAAGGATTCTAAAGAAGAAATCGTTAAAGCAGCAATATCGCTTTTTAATTCAAATGGATATGCGGGAACATCGATACGAGATATTGCTACCGCAGCACAAGTAAACTCCGCAACAATCGCCTACCATTTTGAAAATAAACTCGGATTATTAGAATATTGCTTTACTTACTTTTTTGAGAAATATCTCCAAATTATTGAAGAAAAGTTTTCTTTAATGGATGCAGGGGTAAAGGATTGTTTAAAAAGGATTACTGCTGATTTGCTCCACTACCAATGTGAAAATATTGAACTAACAAGCTTTGTTTACCGAGAGATGTCAATGGATTCTCAGGTAGTAAGAGAAATTATGTCAACCTACGCTCTAAAAGAGAAGTACTATTTTCAAAAGATATTTGAAAAAGGGTTCGAAAGAAAAGAATTCCGTCCACACTCCATTGCATACCTAATTATCCAGTACAAAGGCTTACTTATGATGCCATTTATTAATGCCCATTATTTACGAGAAGTACTCTATATTTTTCCAAATGAAAGATTCTTTGAACAAAAGTACCTAAAGGAAATAAACATTTGGATTGAAAATACATTAGGGACAAGATTTATTGAAAAGAAAGAGGCCATACTGTAACTGAAGTATAGATAAATTGATATTTTTGCGATAAGCACTAGCTGGGGAAACTTAGTTTCCTTTATGCTGGTGCTTTTTGATTTGGAAATTTAGTGGGTTTTTGTCATAAAATAGTTCGTTGAAATTTCTTTTTCAAAAAACTTTAAAATAATAGTCAAAAAATGTCGTTTACATGGTATCATAGAGGCATTGAACTTTACACTATTTATTGTTTTTTATAGATTAGTATCTCTCGCTTGGATTTAATGAAGTGTTTGAAACAGGGGGCTTGAATGTGAAATTTTTTATTGGATTTATCATCCTACTACTAGCCTTATTTGTATTGGGGTATTTTATAAAGAAGAAGTATTTTAAAGAAATGGATAGGTTAGAAGCCTGGAAAATTGATTTGTTTAATCGACCAATATTGGATGAAATGTCAAAAGTAAAGCAATTGAATATGACTGGACAAACCGAAGAATTATTCGAGGGCTGGCGTAGTCAATGGGATGATATTGTTACGGTTAAATTACCGCATCTGGAAGAGATGTTATTTGATGCTGAAGAATTTATTGACAAATATCGCTTTAATAAAGCGAAAGCGGTACAACAGGAAATCAATGATCAGTTGTTATCAACAGAAAATGAGATTAATAAAATTGTCGAAGAGCTTCATGAACTTGTTGGAAGTGAAGAAAAGAATAGAACTGAGATTGAGCAACTAAAGGAATTATATCGTGAAACAAAAAAGACACTGCTTGCACATCGACATAGTTTTGGTAAATCCGAAAAATACTTAGAAACTCAACTAGAAGATGTAACGAAAAAATTCCATGAATTCGATGATAAGACTGAACATGGTAATTATCTAGAAGCACGTGAACTTGTACTATCCATTCATGAACAACTAGGACAAGTAAAAAATAATATGGATTTAATTCCGCAGCTTCTAATAGAGTGCCAATCTCTAATACCAGCCCAATTGAATGAAATTCATGAAGGTTATCGGGAAATGACTGATAAAGGCTATTACTTAGAACATATTCAACTAGAAACTGAAATCGAAAGTTTACAAGGGAAATTGGTTGAGTATCTTGCCTTTATTGAAGAGACAAAAATTGAACAAGCACTAGAAGGAATTGGTGAAGTTAAAGAACGAATCGATATACTGTTTGACTTATTGGAAAAAGAAGTGAATGCAAAGCATTTTATCCTTCAAAACGAAAAAGGCATGAGCGGGCTCTTAACTTCAGTACTTGATGAACATGACCACCTTTCTAATGAAGTAAAGCATGTTCAAGAAAGTTATCATTTAACAGAAAGTGACTTTGAAATACAAAGGCATTTGGAAAAACAGCTTGCATCTGTAACGAAACATTATGAAATTTTGATGGAAAAGATAAATATGAATGAGACGGCCTTAACGATTCTTTGTGAAGAATTGAAAGAGGTAAAAACTCATATCGAAATGATTCAGGAAGAGCAGGAGAATTTTGGAATAAAGCTGCAGGCACTGCGCAAGGATGAATTCGAAGCACGAGAAACGCTTAGGGAATTAACTAAAAAAGTAGGCGAAACCATTCGTTTAGTTTCAAAGAGTAATATACCTGGTTTACCGGAAGATTATAAGTATCTTTATGAGGACACAAATGAAAGTATTCAAAACGTAAAGCTTCAACTTCAAGAAAAGCCGCTTAACGTTTCAGCGTTAAATCAATATCTAGAAATTGCAGTTTTAACTGTTGATAAATTATCCAGTACAACAATCGAATTGATCGAAAATGTAATCCTTGCTGAAAAGGCGATTCAATATGGAAACAGGTATCGGAGTCACTATCCTCCTGTTGCCAAAGGGCTAAATGATGCAGAACATGCATTTAGACAATTTGAGTATCAGGAAGCATTAGAGCAGGCAGCGGTAGCCCTTGAATCCGTTGATCCTGGCGCTTTAAAGAAAATCAAAGCAACAATTGGAAAGTAATGAAAATAATCTCTTAAACCGATTCAGCCAAAAAGGCGAATCGGTTTTTATTTGTCTATTTCACAATTCTTTTTCAATTGATTAACTTTGTGGTAAGATTTATTCTGCGTAAAGGTGAGGTGTTAACAATGATTTATTTTGATAATAGTGCAACAACAAGACCGTATAAAGAAGTTTTAGATTCTTTTGTAAAGGTCTCTAGTGATTTTTTCGGAAATCCATCTTCCTTACATGGCTTAGGAGTTCAGGCTGAAAAACTACTCACACAAGCCCGCGTACAGGTAGCAAATCTTCTTTCTGTAAAGCCATCAGAGATTTATTTTACCTCTGGAGGCACTGAAAGTAATAATTTGGCCATTAAAGGAACAGCGATTTCACATAAAAATAGAGGGAAGCACTTGATTTTATCTAGTGTTGAACACCCTTCTGTTCGTGGGGCGATGGACCAGTTAAAAAAGCTTGGGTTCAATATTACCTATATACCTGCAGATCAAAATGGCAGGGTGAACGTAGAAGATATCAAAGCCTCCATACAAAAGGATACAATCCTTGTTTCTGTTATGCATGTAAATAATGAAGTTGGAACTATTCAGCCCATTAAGGAAATTGGAGAGCTCTTGAAACAGTACCCAACCATATTTTTCCATGTGGATGCTGTTCAAGCAATTGGGAAAGTTCCCTTGAACTTGGTAAAAAACGGTATAGATTTATGCTCATTTTCGGCCCATAAGTTTCATGGCTTAAAGGGTACTGGTGCCCTTTTTATAAGAGAAGGTGTAAAACTCGACCCGCTTTTTTCAGGTGGTAACCAAGAGTGGCAAGTAAGAAGCGGTACGGAAAATGTAGCAGGTGCTGTTGCAATGGCAAAGGCATTGAGAATGTCAATGATGAGCAGTGAATCCGGAATAGAAAGAATGAGAAAAGTAAAGGGTGTCTTAAGGGAAGAGTTAAGTCGAATCGATGGTCTTACGATCAACACACCATTGGAAGATTCAGCACCTCATATACTGAACTTTTCTATAAGAGGAATTAAAGCTGAAGTTCTAATCCATGCTCTTGAGCAGAAAGGAATCTTTTTATCGACAACAAGTGCTTGTTCCTCAAAGAAACAATTACCAAGTCAAACACTGTTAGCGATGGGGGTTCCGGACGATTTGGCTGATAGTGCATTTAGGATAAGCTTATCGTATGATAATACGGAAGATGAAGCACGAACAGTAGTTAATGCAATTGAAGAGTCAGCCAAACAACTTAGAAAGGTTATGAAATAATATGAATTATGATCGTATATTGATACGTTATGGTGAAATTTCTACCAAAGGAAGAAATCGGAAGAAATTTGTAGACAAGTTAAGAAAGAGCGTTCGAATCGCATTAGCACCTTTTCCAAAAATAAAAATAAGGGCTGAACGTGACAGGATGTACGTTCTGCTGAATGGGGAAAATGTCGAAGAGGTTATTCATTCTTTGAAAAATATTTTTGGAATTCAATCGCTAAGCCCAGCGATAAGAGTGGAAAGAGACATTGAACAAATGAAAGAGGCCGCTCTTTCATTGATAAAAAGTCTGTACAAAGAGGGGCAAACCTTTAAAATTTCTCCAAAAAGATCCGATAAAACGTTTGAATTGGACACATCTGGCATCAATCACACCTTTGGTGGACATATTCTCGAAAACATACCAGGCATAAAGGTTGATGTGAAAAATCCTGATATAAACTTAAAAATTGAAGTTTTAAGTGAAGCAATTTACATGTCATGTGAGAATATATTAGGGGCTGGCGGACTTCCTGTGGGTTCTAGTGGGAAAGCGATGTTAATGCTATCAGGAGGAATTGATAGTCCAGTTGCAGGTTATTTGACGATGAAACGAGGAGTAGAAATTGAGGCTATACATTTTTTTAGTCCTCCGTTTACAAGTGAAAGATCTAAGGAGAAAGTAATCGATTTGTCCAAAAAGCTTTCTGAAATTTTTGGCTCAATGAAACTGCATATTGTCCCATTTACTACTATTCAAGAAACCATTAGAGACCAAGTTCCTGAAAATTATTCCATGACTACTACAAGAAGGTTTATGCTCCGGATTGCGGATGAGATTAGAAAAAAACAGGAAGGCCTTGCCATTATTACGGGAGATAATCTTGGACAGGTTGCCAGTCAAACACTGGAAAGCATGTATGCCATTAATGAGGTAACGAATACTCCAATCCTAAGACCCCTTTTAACAATGGATAAAAATGATATTATAAAAATTGCCAAAGACATTGATACGTATGATATTTCCATTAGACCATTCGAGGATTGCTGTACAATATTTGTTCCATCCTCACCAAAAACAAAACCAAAAAGAGAAAAAGTCCAGCACTACGAAAGTTTCTATGACTTCGACACCTTAATCCAGGAAGCAGTACAAAAGACAGAAACCCTAAATATCAAACCAGACAACAAACAAGTCTCAGAATTTGATGATTTATTTTAAGTTGTGATACTGTTCATCAGATATTGGCATAATGTTGATTGGAACGGAAGGCACGAAGACTCCTCGAAAATGCTATCGCATTTTCTTCGTGCGTGGGCGGATTCAAGGAGTAATTCAATGTCCTGCAGGAGGACGGGACAGGGGAGACCCCGCAGGCGCTTTAGCGCCGAGGAGGCTTCCCGAACCGCCTGCGGAAAGCGAAGTGCCTGGAGTTCCAATCGACATTCACTATCGACAGGATCTGTGAATATGAAAAATGTGAAATATTTGTGAACAATTACCAATTAAAAAAAAGAATACTGCCATGTGATATTACACATTCTATACTCACAAGGAGGTGATATCACATGGCTAGTAACAACAACTCAAATCAATTACTTGTACCTGGTGTAGAACAAGCTCTTTCACAAATGAAATACGAAATTGCTTCTGAATTTGGTGTACAACTTGGTGGGGACACAACTTCACGCGCTAACGGTTCTGTTGGTGGTGAAATCACTAAGCGTTTAGTCGCAATGGCTGAGTCTCAATTAGGCGGCGGATTTTCACGATAAAAAATGAATAAGATGGCTACAGAGAGTGGGATTTATCCCACTCTCTTTTTCCTGTGCCAAAAATTCTATTTTCAGTATAATAATTTTAAATTTTTAAATAATTTTGTATAATAAGATTTGTGATGATGTTTTTATTTTGAGTGAGGGGGAGAAACATGAACCGTGAAGAATTGATCGCACCAGAAAGGTATAATCTTGTATCGGAAGTAGAACGTTTTGCAAAGGATCCAAACAGAATAGCATTAAAATGGGAAAACGAACTAGGGGAAACGAAACAGGTTACATATGAAGAATTATTAAAAAGGGTGAACCGAGCGGGAAATGTTTTCACACAAAATGGATTGAAAAAAGGCGATGTAGTTTTAGTCATCATACCAAGACTAATTGAAGCCTACGTTGTTTACTTAGCAGCATTAAAAGCTGGACTAGTAGTTATTCCAAGTTCAGAAATGCTTCGTGAGAAGGACCTCCAATACCGCATATCACATGGAGATGTAAGAGCAGTAATCAGTTATTACCCGTATGTTGACCAATTTGAAAATATTACTAGTCCAGAACCACTTTTAAAAGTTTCAGTTGGCGGACAGCAGGAAGGCTGGGTCCATTTAGAAGAAGAGATGAAAGCGGCTTCACAAAGTTTTGAACTTGCTGATACACTACGTGACGATATGGCATTTTTATCGTATACATCAGGGACGACTGGAAATCCAAAAGGAGTTGTTCATACACATGGATGGGCATTTGCCCATTTGAAGACTGCAGCACCGAAGTGGCTTTGTATTGAAGAAGGTGATACTGTTTGGGCAACTGCAGCTCCTGGCTGGCAAAAGTGGATTTGGAGTCCATTCCTATCCGTGCTTGGTTCAGGAGGAACTGGGCTCGTGTACAACGGCAAATTTGAGCCGCAAAAATATCTAAGTCTACTAGAAAAATATTCCGTAAATGTCCTATGCTGTACACCAACTGAATACCGGCTAATGGCCAAGGTAGAGAACCTAGATGAGTATAAATTACCTAGCCTTCATAGTGCAGTTTCTGCTGGAGAACCACTTAATCGTGAGGTTATTGAAACATTTAAGAGACATTTTAATGTTGATGTTCGTGACGGCTATGGACAGACCGAAAATACATTGTTGGTTGGTGTCACCAAAGGAATGGAGTTGAAATCCGGCTCAATGGGCAAACCGACTCCGGGTAATCGGGTTGAAATTATCAATGAAGAAGGCGAAATCTGTTCTGTTGGGGAAGTAGGGGATATCGCCGTACACATTGAAACACCGGCTTTATTTAAAAATTATTATAAGGACCCAGAGAGAACGGCGATGCAATTCCGTGGTGATTACTATATAACGGGTGATAAGGCGAAAAAAGATGAAGATGGTTACTTTTGGTTTGAAGGACGCGGAGATGATATTATCATTAGTTCGGGCTATACGATTGGACCTTTTGAAGTAGAGGATGCACTTGTAAAACATCCATTTGTTAAAGAATGTGCTGTTGTGGCAAGTCCTGATGAAATTCGTGGATTTATTGTAAAGGCATTTGTGGTATTAAAAGAGGATGTTGACGTAAATAATCCTGAATTAACAAAAAAACTACAAGAGCATGTAAAAACACTAACTGCTCCTTATAAATATCCAAGAAAAATCGAGTATTTATCTGAACTGCCAAAAACAACCTCAGGGAAAATCCGACGAATTGAACTTCGTCAGCAAGAATTACAATCAATCAAACAATAGAATAGATAAAAAGAAAGGCTGTCGATAAAAATTGACAGCCTTTTTGCTTTTTATAAAAATGTTCTCTTAACTTTCTCCCAGAAGGAATTATCTTTAAGTTTAAGGGTTTTGATTTTTTTATCACTGAGTTTAATTTGGATTTTTTCAACATGGCGAATACTTATCGCCTCATTGTCCAATCCCATAGTAGGATGCTCGTTGCCCTCAGTAGAAATCACCTTAATCGTAAGTGAGCGTTCTCCGCCTATAACAAACGGTGCACCTAATGTCCGGTACTTGTTATTATTAATGGAAGCCACTTCACTTATCTGCATACAGGAAATTAACGGATCTACAACTGCTCCATTTACAGATTTATTATAAGCAGTACTTCCAGTTGGTGTAGCAACGATTAATCCATCTCCACGAAACGTTTCAAAATGCAGGTCATTAATAAAAACATCTAATTCAAGTGTTTTTATGATGGAGGAGCGAATACTAAATTCATTCAGGCATGGAAAAGTACCTTGTCCGTCTACCGATACTTCTATAAAAGGATAGCGGCGTACCTTTAACTGTTCACTTGAAACTGCCTCCACCATTTTAGAAGAATCTGAAATTTTGAAGTCACAATACATACTTAAACTATCCTTTGTTGTGATTCCTCCGTAAAGAACATCATCACGAAAACCTGTTTTTCTTACAGCTTGGAGGAATGTACCGTCATCACCAATGCTAGCAATGATATTGGCATCGCGGTGGTCATTTACAATCGTTAAACCATACTTCTCTGCATACTCATCTAAATTACCAACCTTGGCTAAAGTGTCTTGATCCAGGTGGTGATAAAAATAGATATTACGTCTATGTCCCATAGTGACCTCCAAATTTTGGTTATGAATTTGTAAATTTAGCCCATTAATCTTTTGATTTTTGATAAACTAAGGTAGTCTTCATTAATTTTAGCATTATTTAGAAATAAAATTAAATTAAGTAAGAACAATTTAATGAATAGTACAAGGAGGACTCTCAACATGAATGGGAAACGCTGGGCCGCTCTTGGAATTGCTGCGGCATTATTTTTTGTATCAGTCATGATTAATTTTTTATCTGCATTTGCTTTTAAAGGTGTTGAAACAGATATAGGCGAGCTTTTAGCAGCATCAGAACTTCCTTTCACGGAGGAAATTGTGGAGGAAGGGAATGAAATGAAAAAGATTGCTGTCCTCGATGTTGATGGTGTTATTCAGGACACAACGGATGCAGAGTCTTTATTTCAAGCAGCAGGATACAATCATCAAGGATTTATGAAAAAATTAGATTACATAAAAGACGATGATACCATAAAAGGAATTATTCTTAAGGTTAACTCTCCGGGTGGTGGAGTCGTTGAAAGTGCTGAAATTCACGATAAACTTGTAGAAATCCAACAGGAAACAAAGAAACCAGTTTATGTTTCGATGGGCTCTATGGCTGCTTCTGGAGGTTATTATATAGCCGCTCCTGCTAAAAAGATTTATGCAAGTGAAGAAACGCTAACAGGTTCTCTTGGGGTGATCATGCAAGGAATCAATTATGAAGGGTTAGCCGATAAGTATGGGGTAGATTTTGTAACCATCAAAAGTGGTCAATATAAAGATATTATGAGTCCAACACGACAAATGACAGAGGAAGAACGGCAAATCCTCCAGAAGATGATCGACAATTCCTATGAGGGATTTGTTAAAGTAATTTCCGACGGAAGAAAGATGACTCCTGAACAGGTAAAGAAGATTGCAGATGGAAGAATCTACGATGGAAGACAGGCAAAAGAGCTAAACTTAATTGATGGTTTTGGTTACTTAGAAGATGTCATTGAGCAGATGAAGGAACAGGAGAAACTAAAAGACGCCAAGGTTGTCCGCTTTACCGATGCAATGGGCTTTGGTTCATTGTTAAATTTAAAGGTTCAAAAATTTATAGGTGCTGATAGTGAGATGGCTGGACTTATGGATATCTTATCAAGACCCAATTCTCCACGTCTAATGTATTTGTATGCAGAGTAGGGGGGAACTGTAGATGGAAAATGAAAATCAAATAATGATAAATGAATCTGCAAAAAACGATGAACAATCAACAGTAAATGAACCTACTGCTGTTTCCATTCGGTATGCAGGATTTTGGATGCGGTTTTGGGCTTACCTTCTAGATTTAATTGTTGTGGGGAGTATAGAGCGCTTAATCATAAAGCCTCTATTCCGTATGCTTGAAATTCCTTTAGTAGAATTTAATATGTTTGCTCCGATTTCGATAGCATCAGCGATCATTTTTTATTTGTATTTCGTGTTAATGACAAAATACTTTAATCAGACTCTTGGAAAAATGGTATTTGGAATAAAAGTAATTGATTTGAAAAATGACAAATTATCTTGGGGAACGATCCTTTTTCGTGAATGGATTGGCAGGTTTATCTCTGTAACAGTGGTTATAGGATATGTCATAGTCGCTTTTTTGCCCAAAAAACAAGGTCTTCACGATCTATTTACAGACACATCAGTGGTTCATGTTGAACGATAAATTAGACTCGCTAACGATACGTTAGCGGGTTTATTTTTTGCTGATAAGGTGATACTAATAGGCTGAAAGGGTGTGAAAAAATTGATTTGGCTATATATAGCCCTTATTACTATTATTATTTTATTTCTACTAATCATTTTTTCGAAGTTAACCATCCGTATTAATTTTTTTCACCATAATGATAACGATGAATTAAAAGTTGAGTTTAGAATTTGGTTCGGGTTAATTAAATACAAAATGAACGTCCCTTTAATAAAAATCGACGATGACTCACCGAGTATGGTCGTAAAGGGTAGTACGCAAATGGGAGACTCTACTGAAAAAAACGCGACGAATGTAGAGCAAATTACCAAGGATGATATTATGTCAAAATTGACAAACGCCGAAGAAATCATCCAGCATGTTTTTAAACTGAATGTTATCGTAAGTAAATTTTTAAAAAGAGTAGTAATCAAACATTTTGAATGGCATTCATTAGTCGGTTTAGGGGATGCCGCACACACAGGCACAATTACTGGTGCCCTATGGTCGATTAAAGGGGGCATCATAGGCATGTTAAGTAACTTTATGAGGCTGAAGGAAATGCCCGTTTTATCGGTGACCCCGCACTTTCAATTGGCCATTATCCAAACTCATCTCAAATGTATTATTCAGTTTCGTATCGGGTATGCTATTTTAGCAGGATTAAAACTGATTAAATTCTGGAAGGGCGGACGCCCGAATTTCAAAACGAATGCTGCCTATTCGAAGGAAAAAACTAAAACCGTTTAAAAAGAGGAGGAAACAGCCATGTCTGAACATCCAATTCAAGGTTTAATGACAACTGCTATGGAAAGTTTAAAAGAAATGATTGACGTTAATACGATTATTGGCGATCCTGTTGAAACTCCAGATGGAAGCGTAATACTTACCGTCTCAAAAGTAGGCTTTGGATTTGCGGCAGGTGGAAGTGAATTTAAACTAGATAGCTCCGGATCTAAAAGCCAAGATCAAGGGCAAGGGCAAGGACAACCAAAACTTCCATTCGGTGGTGGTAGCGGAGGAGGGGTCTCTATTACTCCAATTGCTTTTTTAATAGTTAATTCTCAAGGAGTAAAAATGCTTCATCTTGATGAAAGTACTCATCTCTATGAAAAGATATTAGAAATGGCGCCACAAGCAGTGGATAAGATTCAGCAAATGTTCTCGAAGAAAAATGAGCAGCAGGGTTCCAAGCAAAACGCGGGTCAATCCAAACAATCAGAACCTCAAAAGCAAGAATTTGATATTTAGGTAAAAAGGTTAATCTTCCAAATTAAACGGAAGGTTAACTTTTTTCGTGAAGGTAAGAGCTTAAATCATTGCAAAAAAAATTCTGAAAAGATATATTTACACTGTACATAATTGAAATGAATGCGATATATTTCGTATTTGTTCCGTACGAAAAAGGAGGATGTTTAAATGGCAAACGTAACTTTTAAGGGGAACCCAGTAACATTGCTAGGAAACGAAGTAAAGGTGGGCGACAAAGCTCCTAATTTCAGCGTGTTGGCAAATGATTTATCACCTGTAACGCTAGAAAATACAAAAGGGCAGGTTCGCCTGATTAGCGCTGTTCCTTCTTTAGATACTGGCGTATGTGATGCTGAAACACGTCGTTTTAATGAAGAAGCAAATGGCCTTGGGGATGTTAAAATCTTAACTGTCAGTGTTGACTTACCATTTGCACAAAAACGCTGGTGTGGAGCAAACGGTATTGAAAATGTCCAAACATTATCTGACCATCGTGATCTTTCTTTTGGAGAAGCATATGGTGTTGCGATTCAAGAGTTAAGATTATTGGCTCGTGCAGTTTTTGTTGTGGATTCAACTGATACTGTTACTTATGTAGAATATGTAAGTGAGGCAACAAATCACCCGAACTATGAAGCAGCACTTGAAGCAGCTAGAAACGCAAAGTAATTTTTAATGACGATAGAAGGCCTCGTCAATCGATGAGGCCTTTTTATTTATTTTAGGAGGTGCAAGTATGAATATGGCTCCCGTAGAGCAACTTTTCACATTATTTAATGAAACTGCTATTGTCTTACAGGAAGAACTATCATGTACATATTTAGAAGCGTTAGCCGAAACTGGTGAGAATTTATTTCATGGTTCGGTTCTCCAGGATGAATTAAGTGAGGTAACGGAAAAAAGACTTAAAAAACAATATATGGAAGTGAATTTAGGCAGCTTTACAAAAGAAGAAATACGAAAAGCCTATCAGCTCGTCATCTTAAAAGGTATGAAAGAAAGTGTGCAGCCTAACCATCAAATGACTCCAGATAGCGTAGGAATGTTACTCAGCTATCTAGTAGATAAATTTATGCAACAGCCATCTTTCCGCTTGTTAGACCCTGTGATTGGAACTGGAAATTTAGTAACAACCGTTTTAAATCAGTTGCAAAAAAATGTACAAAGTGTTGGGATTGAGATAGATGACCTATTAATAAAACTTGCCTATGTGAACGCAAATCTACAAGAGCATCCGATTGAACTATTTAACCAAGATAGTCTTGAGCCTTTATTTATTGACCCGGTTGATGCCGTAATAGCAGATTTGCCTATAGGGTTTTATCCGAATGATGTTCGTGCATCAGATTACCAATTAAAGGCGGAGGAAGGACACTCTTATGCACATCATTTATTAATGGAGCAAAGTGTCAAGCACACAAAGCAGGGAGGATATTTATTTTTTATCATTCCAAATGGTTTATTTGAAAGTGACCAGGCCCATCAGCTTCGTGAATATTTTAAAGAAGAGGTCATTATTCAAGGTGTACTTCAGCTGCCAGTGAGTATGTTTAACAATAAAAATGCTGCCAAGAGTATTTTGATACTCCAAAAGAAAGGTGAAGGTATTGTTGCGCCAAAACAGGCATTGCTTGTCAATTTACCAAGCCTATCTAGCGTTGTTGAGATGGACAATATTTTGAAAA from Neobacillus sp. CF12 encodes:
- the refZ gene encoding forespore capture DNA-binding protein RefZ, with the translated sequence MKKDSKEEIVKAAISLFNSNGYAGTSIRDIATAAQVNSATIAYHFENKLGLLEYCFTYFFEKYLQIIEEKFSLMDAGVKDCLKRITADLLHYQCENIELTSFVYREMSMDSQVVREIMSTYALKEKYYFQKIFEKGFERKEFRPHSIAYLIIQYKGLLMMPFINAHYLREVLYIFPNERFFEQKYLKEINIWIENTLGTRFIEKKEAIL
- the ezrA gene encoding septation ring formation regulator EzrA; protein product: MKFFIGFIILLLALFVLGYFIKKKYFKEMDRLEAWKIDLFNRPILDEMSKVKQLNMTGQTEELFEGWRSQWDDIVTVKLPHLEEMLFDAEEFIDKYRFNKAKAVQQEINDQLLSTENEINKIVEELHELVGSEEKNRTEIEQLKELYRETKKTLLAHRHSFGKSEKYLETQLEDVTKKFHEFDDKTEHGNYLEARELVLSIHEQLGQVKNNMDLIPQLLIECQSLIPAQLNEIHEGYREMTDKGYYLEHIQLETEIESLQGKLVEYLAFIEETKIEQALEGIGEVKERIDILFDLLEKEVNAKHFILQNEKGMSGLLTSVLDEHDHLSNEVKHVQESYHLTESDFEIQRHLEKQLASVTKHYEILMEKINMNETALTILCEELKEVKTHIEMIQEEQENFGIKLQALRKDEFEARETLRELTKKVGETIRLVSKSNIPGLPEDYKYLYEDTNESIQNVKLQLQEKPLNVSALNQYLEIAVLTVDKLSSTTIELIENVILAEKAIQYGNRYRSHYPPVAKGLNDAEHAFRQFEYQEALEQAAVALESVDPGALKKIKATIGK
- a CDS encoding cysteine desulfurase family protein, encoding MIYFDNSATTRPYKEVLDSFVKVSSDFFGNPSSLHGLGVQAEKLLTQARVQVANLLSVKPSEIYFTSGGTESNNLAIKGTAISHKNRGKHLILSSVEHPSVRGAMDQLKKLGFNITYIPADQNGRVNVEDIKASIQKDTILVSVMHVNNEVGTIQPIKEIGELLKQYPTIFFHVDAVQAIGKVPLNLVKNGIDLCSFSAHKFHGLKGTGALFIREGVKLDPLFSGGNQEWQVRSGTENVAGAVAMAKALRMSMMSSESGIERMRKVKGVLREELSRIDGLTINTPLEDSAPHILNFSIRGIKAEVLIHALEQKGIFLSTTSACSSKKQLPSQTLLAMGVPDDLADSAFRISLSYDNTEDEARTVVNAIEESAKQLRKVMK
- the thiI gene encoding tRNA uracil 4-sulfurtransferase ThiI, producing the protein MNYDRILIRYGEISTKGRNRKKFVDKLRKSVRIALAPFPKIKIRAERDRMYVLLNGENVEEVIHSLKNIFGIQSLSPAIRVERDIEQMKEAALSLIKSLYKEGQTFKISPKRSDKTFELDTSGINHTFGGHILENIPGIKVDVKNPDINLKIEVLSEAIYMSCENILGAGGLPVGSSGKAMLMLSGGIDSPVAGYLTMKRGVEIEAIHFFSPPFTSERSKEKVIDLSKKLSEIFGSMKLHIVPFTTIQETIRDQVPENYSMTTTRRFMLRIADEIRKKQEGLAIITGDNLGQVASQTLESMYAINEVTNTPILRPLLTMDKNDIIKIAKDIDTYDISIRPFEDCCTIFVPSSPKTKPKREKVQHYESFYDFDTLIQEAVQKTETLNIKPDNKQVSEFDDLF
- a CDS encoding alpha/beta-type small acid-soluble spore protein, yielding MASNNNSNQLLVPGVEQALSQMKYEIASEFGVQLGGDTTSRANGSVGGEITKRLVAMAESQLGGGFSR
- a CDS encoding acyl--CoA ligase; protein product: MNREELIAPERYNLVSEVERFAKDPNRIALKWENELGETKQVTYEELLKRVNRAGNVFTQNGLKKGDVVLVIIPRLIEAYVVYLAALKAGLVVIPSSEMLREKDLQYRISHGDVRAVISYYPYVDQFENITSPEPLLKVSVGGQQEGWVHLEEEMKAASQSFELADTLRDDMAFLSYTSGTTGNPKGVVHTHGWAFAHLKTAAPKWLCIEEGDTVWATAAPGWQKWIWSPFLSVLGSGGTGLVYNGKFEPQKYLSLLEKYSVNVLCCTPTEYRLMAKVENLDEYKLPSLHSAVSAGEPLNREVIETFKRHFNVDVRDGYGQTENTLLVGVTKGMELKSGSMGKPTPGNRVEIINEEGEICSVGEVGDIAVHIETPALFKNYYKDPERTAMQFRGDYYITGDKAKKDEDGYFWFEGRGDDIIISSGYTIGPFEVEDALVKHPFVKECAVVASPDEIRGFIVKAFVVLKEDVDVNNPELTKKLQEHVKTLTAPYKYPRKIEYLSELPKTTSGKIRRIELRQQELQSIKQ
- a CDS encoding NAD kinase, whose product is MGHRRNIYFYHHLDQDTLAKVGNLDEYAEKYGLTIVNDHRDANIIASIGDDGTFLQAVRKTGFRDDVLYGGITTKDSLSMYCDFKISDSSKMVEAVSSEQLKVRRYPFIEVSVDGQGTFPCLNEFSIRSSIIKTLELDVFINDLHFETFRGDGLIVATPTGSTAYNKSVNGAVVDPLISCMQISEVASINNNKYRTLGAPFVIGGERSLTIKVISTEGNEHPTMGLDNEAISIRHVEKIQIKLSDKKIKTLKLKDNSFWEKVKRTFL